The Sebastes fasciatus isolate fSebFas1 chromosome 13, fSebFas1.pri, whole genome shotgun sequence genome includes a region encoding these proteins:
- the LOC141780390 gene encoding CCN family member 1 isoform X2, whose translation MVIHERHTMEVTAGCPVVCECPAGPPSCPPGVSSVPDGCGCCKVCAAQLNQDCHEGQPCDHHKGLECNYGNDVGRTHGICRAKAEGRSCEYNGRIYQNGENFRAGCKHQCTCIDGAVGCVPLCPSHVPLASSSCPAPQLVKVPGQCCLTIDCHKGTTVVPPVHRRPQPPAYPPYPFIPYPAYPFPKPYPKPYRKLYPYKPKKDKDTLGNELVEVGRKWDKPRGNKHLAAWRQVGDQCVVQTTSWSQCSRSCGMGVSSRVTNDNARCKLIKETRLCNIRPCSSMSLPVKKGRKCSRTHKAPEPHRLSYAGCRSTRLYRPNYCGVCRDGRCCSPRRTRTASVSFACPDGERFNRSVMFIQSCKCSDECNHLNEAAMPPQRWLYGDTHKFID comes from the exons ATGGTAATACATGAGAGGCACACAATGgag GTGACCGCTGGCTGCCCAGTGGTGTGCGAGTGTCCCGCAGGGCCACCGTCCTGCCCCCCAGGGGTCAGCTCGGTCCCGGACGGCTGCGGTTGCTGCAAGGTGTGTGCCGCCCAGCTCAACCAGGACTGCCACGAAGGACAGCCCTGTGACCACCATAAAGGCCTGGAGTGCAACTACGGCAACGATGTGGGCCGTACCCACGGCATCTGCAGGG CAAAGGCAGAAGGCCGCTCGTGCGAATACAACGGGCGGATCTATCAAAACGGCGAGAACTTCCGCGCCGGTTGCAAGCACCAGTGCACCTGCATCGACGGAGCGGTGGGCTGCGTGCCCCTTTGCCCCAGCCACGTGCCCCTGGCGTCCTCTTCCTGTCCTGCTCCGCAATTGGTCAAAGTGCCCGGCCAGTGCTGCCTCACCATCGACTGCCACAAGGGAACCACCGTCGTGCCCCCGGTGCACCGCCGACCCCAGCCTCCGGCTTACCCACCTTACCCATTCATCCCTTACCCGGCCTACCCTTTCCCAAAGCCCTATCCGAAACCCTACCGGAAGCTGTACCCCTACAAGCCCAAAAAGGACAAGGACACCCTGGGCAACGAGCTGGTGGAGGTGGGGCGCAAGTGGGACAAGCCACGTGGAAACAAGCACCTGGCGG CCTGGAGGCAGGTGGGAGATCAGTGCGTGGTTCAGACTACTTCCTGGTCCCAGTGTTCCCGGAGCTGCGGGATGGGCGTCTCCTCTCGTGTTACCAACGACAACGCCCGGTGTAAGCTGATCAAGGAGACGCGTCTGTGCAACATTCGGCCCTGCAGCTCCATGTCTCTCCCTGTCAAG AAAGGAAGGAAGTGCTCTCGTACCCACAAGGCCCCTGAACCCCACCGCCTGTCCTACGCCGGCTGCAGGAGCACTCGCCTGTACAGGCCCAACTACTGCGGCGTGTGCAGAGACGGCCGCTGCTGCTCGCCCCGTCGCACACGCACCGCCAGCGTGTCCTTCGCCTGCCCCGACGGCGAACGCTTCAACAGGTCCGTGATGTTCATCCAGTCCTGCAAGTGCAGCGACGAGTGCAACCACCTCAACGAGGCCGCCATGCCTCCTCAACGATGGCTCTACGGAGACACGCACAAGTTCATCGACTAG
- the LOC141780390 gene encoding CCN family member 1 isoform X1, which produces MGILLLFAVLEVVTVGLVTAGCPVVCECPAGPPSCPPGVSSVPDGCGCCKVCAAQLNQDCHEGQPCDHHKGLECNYGNDVGRTHGICRAKAEGRSCEYNGRIYQNGENFRAGCKHQCTCIDGAVGCVPLCPSHVPLASSSCPAPQLVKVPGQCCLTIDCHKGTTVVPPVHRRPQPPAYPPYPFIPYPAYPFPKPYPKPYRKLYPYKPKKDKDTLGNELVEVGRKWDKPRGNKHLAAWRQVGDQCVVQTTSWSQCSRSCGMGVSSRVTNDNARCKLIKETRLCNIRPCSSMSLPVKKGRKCSRTHKAPEPHRLSYAGCRSTRLYRPNYCGVCRDGRCCSPRRTRTASVSFACPDGERFNRSVMFIQSCKCSDECNHLNEAAMPPQRWLYGDTHKFID; this is translated from the exons ATGGGGATACTGCTATTATTCGCTGTCTTGGAAGTGGTGACAGTCGGTTTG GTGACCGCTGGCTGCCCAGTGGTGTGCGAGTGTCCCGCAGGGCCACCGTCCTGCCCCCCAGGGGTCAGCTCGGTCCCGGACGGCTGCGGTTGCTGCAAGGTGTGTGCCGCCCAGCTCAACCAGGACTGCCACGAAGGACAGCCCTGTGACCACCATAAAGGCCTGGAGTGCAACTACGGCAACGATGTGGGCCGTACCCACGGCATCTGCAGGG CAAAGGCAGAAGGCCGCTCGTGCGAATACAACGGGCGGATCTATCAAAACGGCGAGAACTTCCGCGCCGGTTGCAAGCACCAGTGCACCTGCATCGACGGAGCGGTGGGCTGCGTGCCCCTTTGCCCCAGCCACGTGCCCCTGGCGTCCTCTTCCTGTCCTGCTCCGCAATTGGTCAAAGTGCCCGGCCAGTGCTGCCTCACCATCGACTGCCACAAGGGAACCACCGTCGTGCCCCCGGTGCACCGCCGACCCCAGCCTCCGGCTTACCCACCTTACCCATTCATCCCTTACCCGGCCTACCCTTTCCCAAAGCCCTATCCGAAACCCTACCGGAAGCTGTACCCCTACAAGCCCAAAAAGGACAAGGACACCCTGGGCAACGAGCTGGTGGAGGTGGGGCGCAAGTGGGACAAGCCACGTGGAAACAAGCACCTGGCGG CCTGGAGGCAGGTGGGAGATCAGTGCGTGGTTCAGACTACTTCCTGGTCCCAGTGTTCCCGGAGCTGCGGGATGGGCGTCTCCTCTCGTGTTACCAACGACAACGCCCGGTGTAAGCTGATCAAGGAGACGCGTCTGTGCAACATTCGGCCCTGCAGCTCCATGTCTCTCCCTGTCAAG AAAGGAAGGAAGTGCTCTCGTACCCACAAGGCCCCTGAACCCCACCGCCTGTCCTACGCCGGCTGCAGGAGCACTCGCCTGTACAGGCCCAACTACTGCGGCGTGTGCAGAGACGGCCGCTGCTGCTCGCCCCGTCGCACACGCACCGCCAGCGTGTCCTTCGCCTGCCCCGACGGCGAACGCTTCAACAGGTCCGTGATGTTCATCCAGTCCTGCAAGTGCAGCGACGAGTGCAACCACCTCAACGAGGCCGCCATGCCTCCTCAACGATGGCTCTACGGAGACACGCACAAGTTCATCGACTAG